The segment AAGAAGTGAAGAAATTAAAGCATATTTTAAAACTTCACTGGAAATTCTTGTATCAGTCCCGATATAAATATTTTTTTCTTTCAAATAAAATCCATAAGCAAGTCCAAATTTGTAAGCAATTTCCGGAGTTAATTCTGAAGGATATATTCCTCTTATTCCTGCAACACTTATTTTAAGTTTTTCAATCATATCACACTCTCTACTTTCAATATTTTCAATAATTCATCCAGATAAATCAAATATTTTTCTATTCCATATTTTTTTAAATTCTCTATTCTTACACTATCTTCTATTTTAAAGGGTCCAACTTTTGTTCTTATAAGTTTATTCTGTGTACCGCCACAACCAAGTTTTTCGCCGATATCTCTGCATAAAGACCTTACATAAGTTCCTTTAGAACATAAAACTTTAAATTCAATATAAGGAAGAGCAATTTTTAAAATTTCTATTTTTTTTATGATAACTTTTCTTGGAGGTGGTTGTATTTTTATTCCTTTTCTATAATATTTGTATAAAGGTTTTCCTTTATATTTAATTGCTGAAATAAAAGGTGGTATTTGTTCAGTTTCTCCTTCAAAACTTTTAATTACCTCAATTATTCTTTCTTCATTTAAATTTTTTATCTGTTTTTCTTCTATTATTTTTCCCTCTATATCATCTGTATCTGTTTTAATACCGAGAAGAACTTCTGCAATGTATTCTTTATCAAAATTCAGAAATTTATTTGAAAGTTTTGTCATTCTTCCAAAAAGTAGGATTAATACCCCTTCTCCAATTGGGTCAAGGGTTCCTCCATGTCCTATTTTATCTTTAAAATTAAATTCTTTTTTTATTATCCTGATTACATCGTAAGAGGTTATTCCTCCTGGTTTATATACATTTATTATTCCATCCATCTCAGTTCTTTTTTAATTAAGGATTCAACTTCTTCCATTTTTTTATTTTCAATAAAACAGCCTGCTGCTTCTCTATGCCCTCCTCCACCAAATTTTTTTGCAATATTTTCAACATCAACCTTACCTTTACTTCTCATACTAACCTTAATACCATTTTCTTTTTCTTTAAATAAAACACCGACTTCAATTCCTTTTATAGAAATTAAAAAATCCACAAATCCTTCTGTATGTTCTTCTTTTGCTTTTGCTTTTTTGAAAAATTCAGCAGGAACTCTCATAAAACATATTTTTTTTCTTTTATCAAATTTCAGTGTTTCAAGTGCCAGTTTAAAAAGAATGACCGATTTTATTGATTTTTCAAAAAATATTTTTTGAGCGATTTTTTCAGGATTAATTTTTGTATCAATTAAATTTTTAGCAATGTCCATTGTATATTTACTTATGTGGTGTAGAAAACCGCATGTATCATATATAATTGAAGTATATAAACAGGTAGCAATTTTTTTATCAATATGTTTCAACTCTTCACATAAAAAATATGTCATTTCTCCTGTTGAAGAAAAAACAGGATTAATCCAGTTAATATTACCGAATTCAGAATTAGTTATGTGGTGGTCAATATTTATAATAAAAGGAATTTTCTTTATAATTTCCTTGACATTCCCTATTCTTTCTAAGTTACCACTGTCTAGTATAATTCCAACTTCAAAATTATCTATTTTTTTTATTTTGGAAAATATTTTTATATGTTTTGAATATGGAAGGAATTTAAATATTGCTGGTATTGAATCCTGATTTATTATTTCCACATGCTTATTTAACTTTTTTAGACATATATAAAGAGCAATTTCACTTCCAATTCCATCACCATCAATATTGATATGTGAAGTTATAAGAAATGAATTTTTATCCTTCATTACTTTAATTATTTCTTCAATCTTTTTTTTATCAAGTGGAGATAACTTTACTTCCATAAAGAATCTCCTTTATAGTTTTTTTCAATTCCTCAATCCCTTCCTTTGTCTTTGCTGAAACAAAAATAAAATCAGGATATCTACTTTTTATTATTTCTATTTCTTCATTAGGTAAAAGGTCAATTTTATTAAATACATCAATTTTTGGTTTATTTTCTATGGCAAGTATTTTTAAAACTTCTGTTATCGTATCTTTCTGTTTATCTAAATTTGGTTTTGAAATATCATAAACACAAATGATTAAATCTGAATATTTTACTTCTTCCAGTGTAGATTTAAATGCCTCAATTAAGTGATGGGGGATATTTTTTAATAAACCAACTGTGTCACTTATAAGACAGATTTTATTATCTCCGAGATAAACACCTCTTGTCGCAGGGTCAAGTGTTGCAAAGAGTTTATCAGCAACATAAAGATTGGAAGAACTTAAAGAGTTTAATAAACTGCTTTTACCAACATTTGTATAACCTAAAAGTGAAGCAGTCGGGAACATTTCTCTTGATTTTCTCAAAACTTCTCTGTGTTTTTCAATATC is part of the bacterium genome and harbors:
- the truB gene encoding tRNA pseudouridine(55) synthase TruB — translated: MDGIINVYKPGGITSYDVIRIIKKEFNFKDKIGHGGTLDPIGEGVLILLFGRMTKLSNKFLNFDKEYIAEVLLGIKTDTDDIEGKIIEEKQIKNLNEERIIEVIKSFEGETEQIPPFISAIKYKGKPLYKYYRKGIKIQPPPRKVIIKKIEILKIALPYIEFKVLCSKGTYVRSLCRDIGEKLGCGGTQNKLIRTKVGPFKIEDSVRIENLKKYGIEKYLIYLDELLKILKVESVI
- a CDS encoding bifunctional oligoribonuclease/PAP phosphatase NrnA — translated: MEVKLSPLDKKKIEEIIKVMKDKNSFLITSHINIDGDGIGSEIALYICLKKLNKHVEIINQDSIPAIFKFLPYSKHIKIFSKIKKIDNFEVGIILDSGNLERIGNVKEIIKKIPFIINIDHHITNSEFGNINWINPVFSSTGEMTYFLCEELKHIDKKIATCLYTSIIYDTCGFLHHISKYTMDIAKNLIDTKINPEKIAQKIFFEKSIKSVILFKLALETLKFDKRKKICFMRVPAEFFKKAKAKEEHTEGFVDFLISIKGIEVGVLFKEKENGIKVSMRSKGKVDVENIAKKFGGGGHREAAGCFIENKKMEEVESLIKKELRWME
- the hflX gene encoding GTPase HflX, whose amino-acid sequence is MKKLIENLPETFVGKRGILVIIKDKSYYEIEEETEELTALSETLGIKIIEKFYIKLQQINPATYIGKGKLEEIKNFIQKNNISILIFEKDLTPVQQRNIEETLGIKVIDRTELILYIFGEHAHSKEGKIQVELAQLNYLLPRLTGQGISLSRLGGGLGTRGPGEMKLEVYRRRIKDRIHILKEKIKDIEKHREVLRKSREMFPTASLLGYTNVGKSSLLNSLSSSNLYVADKLFATLDPATRGVYLGDNKICLISDTVGLLKNIPHHLIEAFKSTLEEVKYSDLIICVYDISKPNLDKQKDTITEVLKILAIENKPKIDVFNKIDLLPNEEIEIIKSRYPDFIFVSAKTKEGIEELKKTIKEILYGSKVIST